A region of the Deferribacterota bacterium genome:
TAGGATTTACTTGCTCAACTGCTTTATTTACCAAGTCCTCTACTGCAGCATCAGGTTGTAAACCGACACCTTCATCAGCATAGGTTGTTATAATTTTAGAAGTTTTTTCAACTATATCACCACTTAACCTATCTATAGCAAAATCTATATCTGTATAAGCTGTGCCTGATGAAAAGGCTTGTGTTACTAATATATTATGACCATTTTTATTCTTTGTTAATGTATTTATATATGTATGAGAATGGCCGGATAACACAATATCTACTTCGTCATCTAAATATTTAACAATGTCAGAAATTGCACCCGTAAGCCTCCCATCATCATCTTGTCTGCCACCTTGATGTATAATTGCAACAATGGATTTTATATTTTTGTTCTTAAGCTCATTTACATACCTATTGATACTATTTGCCTCATCTAAAAAACTTAATCCACTAATAGCTGATGGTGTAACCATTGTAGATGTCTCTTTTAATATTGCTCCTATAAAGCCTATTGGTATATTATCTAACATTTTAATTGTATAGGGATTTATAAATGTTTTTCCATCATTATAGATAATATTGCTAGAAATAAATGCGAAATTTATCCCTTTATATGGGTCTTCTAAAAAAGGTCCATTTATATGGTTTCCACCATTTATTATTCTTAAAAGTTCATCAATACCTTCATCAAATTCATGGTTGCCAGGGATAGCAATAACATTACACAACTGATTATATTTATCATCATAGGAACACCAGTTATTGCCTAACATATTAAAGAACATAATTGTTGGTTCATCCTGTAAAAGTGCAGATTCTGGTGGAGAGCCACCAATTAAATCACCCACACTTATATAAAATGTA
Encoded here:
- a CDS encoding metallophosphoesterase — its product is MIKSVMNVVKFTLILSIALNLFAFYCFADNLIDREIANKEVSWQSKKAIKADLLVRGKILGINDFHGQIAEGRVVGGRPVGGAAVLTSYLKSAQKAYENSTFYISVGDLIGGSPPESALLQDEPTIMFFNMLGNNWCSYDDKYNQLCNVIAIPGNHEFDEGIDELLRIINGGNHINGPFLEDPYKGINFAFISSNIIYNDGKTFINPYTIKMLDNIPIGFIGAILKETSTMVTPSAISGLSFLDEANSINRYVNELKNKNIKSIVAIIHQGGRQDDDGRLTGAISDIVKYLDDEVDIVLSGHSHTYINTLTKNKNGHNILVTQAFSSGTAYTDIDFAIDRLSGDIVEKTSKIITTYADEGVGLQPDAAVEDLVNKAVEQVNP